Part of the Candidatus Afararchaeum irisae genome, TTCTCAAGACGTTCGAGCCTGTTGACGAGGTCGACGATGTCGCTCGTCTTCTCGCTCTCGTACGAGTAGTTTATCTTTATGTGCTCGTAGTTAGCCTTGAAGTTGGGGTTCGGGTACGCGCTCTTGACACCGAACGAGTAGGGAGATATGCTGACTTCGAGACGCAGGTTACGCGCTATGTAGAAGTACTTACGTCTCCTGTCGTCGACCTCGCTCTCTACGATCCCGGCGTCCTCAAGTATACTCAGGTGGTCGATGACCGCCTTCGGAGACACCCCGAGGTAGTCGCTTATCTCCGTGATATAGCACGGCTTGTAAGCCAGGAGGTCTATTATACGTCTCCTGTTCTCGTTCCCGAGTATCTTGAATAGCTGTGAAGACTCCATGCCCGACCCTCTTTTAGGATGAGTAAACTCTTACACAATATAAGTCTTCCCCCACGCACCTCGCTGGAAGACAGTCCGGTGTACCACACTATACTGTCCGATCTCTGTCTTTAAGCATCGACATCAGGAGACTCGTCCTCGACCGACCTCTTCATAGAGTCACGTCTCGCCTTCGCGTCACGTCCGGTGACCTCTTCGAGGAACTCATTCTTCTTCTCCATAGCCTCCGAGGCGAGGTCGAGACGTCCCTCCTCCTGGAGCGTCTGAACGTCCTTCTCCTGGAAGTCGACTGCGAGCTCGTCCTTCTTGCTAGAGTGCTCGATAACGCCGACACCGACATGGTCGAAGACTAAGACGTCGTCGACTATATACATCTCGACGCCGTCTATCTCGTCGCGTCTGTCGACCTCACCGAAGTACTCCTCGACCTTCACCTTCATGTCAGGGACTCTTTCCTTGAGGTACTCTCCCCTCCTCATCTTGTAAGTTCTCATGACACCAACTAAGCCGATAGGTAACAAATGCGTTTTGTTAGGATCTCTCGGTCTCCTCGAGGTACGACTTACCACACGCGGGACAGATGTCACCCTCACGGAGCGAGTTCTCGTGTACCGGCGACTCGAAGCCACACGAACAGACATAGACCGTCGTAGGTTTGGTTCCGGGTATCGCGGTTCCGTCGGTACTGCTTGAGAGGTCGCGGTCTTTGCTGTCATCGGACTCCAGGACTACGGCGTCGTCGTCCTCGTCTACCTCGCTCACCATACCCATCCCTCCGGCTCCAGTACTGTATGTCTCGTCGTTACTCTCCGTGTCTCCTTCGACGGCTTCCTCCGAGGCTTCCACGTCTCCGGAACCCTCGGCGTCCTCAGACTCCTCGGAGCCGTCGTCCTTAGCTCTGACCTCGGTGTTCTGGCTTACGACGCGTTCCTCGCCACACACCTCACAGACCTCGTACTCGACAGTCGAGACGGCAACCTCGTCGTCTCCCTCCTCACGTTCGGTTCGTGTCCGGGGCTCACCCCATCTGTGTCCTGTTACCGTGCATCTGAGACCCATCACGGATACCGAGGTAACCGTGCCCTAAAAGCTTAGGGTTAACAAAACATCGCGGTCGTCGTCTGAGACGTTCCGTGTCACGACGAAAGAAGCCAAGAAGACGACGACTACCGCCCCGAGTACGACGGGGAGATACATGGGGTCTATATCCATACCGTCTCCCGTCTCTATGAGCCGGTGTCCGACTAAGACAAGAGCCGTCGAGACTCCCATCGGAACCACGAGAGGCTTCTTGAACGAGTGGGCGTCTGTGAGGTAGTAAAGGACGACAACGCGTGCGACATTACGGATAACGAGTGCGGCGGCGGTCGCGACTGCCGCCCCCGTGAGACCGTAGACAGGTATTAGGTAGACGTTGAGTCCGAGGTTGACGAAGAACGCGCCTAAGTTCGCCCACATCACTACGCGCGTTTTTCCTATCGCGGTGAGTGTCGCTCCGTTGGGTCCCATAATGTTTCCGAGGAAGAAGGCGACCGAGAGTATCTGTAACGCGGTCGCCGCACGCGTGTACTCCGCGCCGAAGACTCCTCCGAGGACGGCTTCGGGGAAGAGGACGAAGACGACTATCAGGGGATACGTCGCCGACGCGAACCATTTCGTGAGGACGAAGTAGACACGTCTCATCGCGTCGTTCCTTCCTTCGGCGTGGAACTCCGAGACTAAGGGGGTGTACATGAAGATCATAGAGCCCCAGACTACGGGTACGACACGGACGAGAGGACGGACTGCGTCGTACATTCCGACGTCCTCGGCTGTCTCGAAGTAGCCTATCATGAGTATGTCCATCCACGTCATCACCTCCATGAGTATAGCCGAGAACATCAGAGGAACCGAGAAGACGACGAGCTTTCTCGGTGTCTCGAAGTCGCGGAGTCTCTCGCCGATCCGGTCGCTGAACCCTGCCGGGTTGTCTGTGACAGTGTAACCGAGGTAGAGCACAGCCGTAAGGAGGAGTGAGACGGGATAGGCACCGACGCCCGCGACATACGACAGACCTACTGCGGAGACACCGACGACGAGTATAGGAAAGCCGGCGTTCCGGAGTATCTCGTGGAAGACGACGCGTTCCCTCGTGCGTGAGAATCCCCTGAAGACCGCAGTTGAGACCCTTATCAGGGCGAAGAAGGGAACCCCGAGACAGACGACACCTACCGCGAGAGCGTGATCCGGGGAGCCGACGAGTGTCTCGGCGAGGAATCCCGACGACATGAAGAGGACGGCTCCGACGAGGCTGCCCGAGACTCCTGTGAGGAGAAGAGCCCAGAGTATTACTGTTCCCACCTCGCCTTCGCCTTCGCCTTCGCCTTCCTCTCCGTCGGAGTCAGCACCGTAGTAGGCTATCTGTCTCGTGACACCGTTCCGGAAGCCGAGCGAAGCGACTACACCGAAGACCGAGACTAGCGTGAATCCGACGGAGA contains:
- a CDS encoding DUF5611 family protein, coding for MRTYKMRRGEYLKERVPDMKVKVEEYFGEVDRRDEIDGVEMYIVDDVLVFDHVGVGVIEHSSKKDELAVDFQEKDVQTLQEEGRLDLASEAMEKKNEFLEEVTGRDAKARRDSMKRSVEDESPDVDA
- a CDS encoding ArsR family transcriptional regulator; translated protein: MESSQLFKILGNENRRRIIDLLAYKPCYITEISDYLGVSPKAVIDHLSILEDAGIVESEVDDRRRKYFYIARNLRLEVSISPYSFGVKSAYPNPNFKANYEHIKINYSYESEKTSDIVDLVNRLERLEKIENELSLAQRYIQSKITEVMSEIEDKVEGTGENKLQIEIIDELVDSGASDAERLSREMGLRPDVVRESLRSLEERGIVTKERNGEDVKWKLND
- a CDS encoding flippase; the encoded protein is MSEETTSSDGDTRRGSGDTGSTSTNTSSRGTDVVTESLRHVVRGAAVVVVATLIGVGLRVAGRAVFTRSFTPSEYGVFSVGFTLVSVFGVVASLGFRNGVTRQIAYYGADSDGEEGEGEGEGEVGTVILWALLLTGVSGSLVGAVLFMSSGFLAETLVGSPDHALAVGVVCLGVPFFALIRVSTAVFRGFSRTRERVVFHEILRNAGFPILVVGVSAVGLSYVAGVGAYPVSLLLTAVLYLGYTVTDNPAGFSDRIGERLRDFETPRKLVVFSVPLMFSAILMEVMTWMDILMIGYFETAEDVGMYDAVRPLVRVVPVVWGSMIFMYTPLVSEFHAEGRNDAMRRVYFVLTKWFASATYPLIVVFVLFPEAVLGGVFGAEYTRAATALQILSVAFFLGNIMGPNGATLTAIGKTRVVMWANLGAFFVNLGLNVYLIPVYGLTGAAVATAAALVIRNVARVVVLYYLTDAHSFKKPLVVPMGVSTALVLVGHRLIETGDGMDIDPMYLPVVLGAVVVVFLASFVVTRNVSDDDRDVLLTLSF